A genomic region of Raphanus sativus cultivar WK10039 unplaced genomic scaffold, ASM80110v3 Scaffold3605, whole genome shotgun sequence contains the following coding sequences:
- the LOC130506737 gene encoding polyadenylate-binding protein-interacting protein 10-like, producing MAVAENAGLKVDSSGQNLDNNTCSASDTTTNPSDDQSPKSDSFLDSSDPPTPDSDDRTNETAGKSLTANGFNGGDGVKGEIKNLSDAFSKLNPMAKEFVPPSLARSQSGGVSRNGLGFTNGFTAAQPVVVADGNGQFVRRRRSFGQGRRRVNKRTSLAQKEDVIKRTVYVSDIDHQVTEENLAGVFVNCGQVVDCRVCGDTNSILRFAFVEFTNEEGARAALSMTGTVLGFYPLKVLPSKTAIAPVNPTFLPRSEGEREMCLRTVYCTNIDKRISQVELKGFFEMICGEVFRLRLGDYHNHTRIAFVEFAMADSAITALHCSGMVLGALPIRVSPSKTPVRPHLHRP from the exons ATGGCCGTCGCTGAGAATGCTGGTCTCAAAGTGGACTCTTCTGGTCAGAATTTAGACAACAACACTTGTTCAGCTTCCGACACGACGACGAATCCCTCTGACGATCAGAGCCCTAAATCCGATTCCTTTCTCGACTCATCGGATCCTCCGACTCCAGATTCCGACGATCGGACCAATGAGACTGCCGGAAAGAGTCTGACCGCGAATGGGTTTAACGGAGGAGACGGTGTGAAGGGCGAGATCAAGAACCTCTCCGATGCGTTCTCCAAGCTCAATCCGATGGCTAAGGAGTTTGTTCCTCCTTCGCTTGCTCGAAGTCAATCTGGAGGGGTTTCGAGAAATGGGTTAGGGTTTACTAACGGTTTCACGGCAGCGCAGCCTGTTGTTGTTGCAGATGGAAATGGTCAATTCGTCAGAAGG AGAAGGAGCTTTGGACAAGGGAGGAGAAGAGTGAACAAAAGAACCAGCTTGGCTCAGAAGGAAGATGTTATCAAGAGAACTGTTTATGTCTCTGATATCGATCATCAg GTTACTGAGGAGAACCTAGCAGGTGTCTTTGTTAACTGTGGACAg GTTGTTGATTGTCGTGTATGCGGTGATACAAACTCCATCCTCCGTTTCGCTTTCGTTGAGTTCACCAATGAAG AGGGAGCTAGGGCTGCCTTGAGCATGACAGGAACGGTGCTTGGTTTTTACCCTCTTAAGGTGCTCCCTTCCAAGACCGCTATTGCACCTGTTAACCCTACTTTCCTTCCCCGG TCTGAGGGTGAGCGTGAGATGTGCCTGAGGACTGTTTACTGTACCAACATTGACAAGCGG ATTAGTCAAGTTGAGTTGAAAGGCTTCTTTGAAATGATTTGCGGAGAG gTTTTTCGTTTGAGGCTGGGAGACTATCACAACCATACCCGCATTGCTTTTGTTGAGTTTGCTATG GCGGATAGTGCAATCACTGCACTTCACTGCAGTGGTATGGTCTTGGGCGCACTCCCAATAag GGTAAGCCCATCAAAGACACCAGTGAGGCCGCACCTTCACCGCCCATGA